The DNA segment CAGCGGCGAACCGCCTGCGATGGTGCGGCTGGCCGTGCGCGCCCTGGCCGCCAAATTTGGCACCACGGTCAATAAGAAGGGCTATCAGGTTCTCAACCATGTGCGCGTGATTCAGGGCGACGGGATTGACGAACAGAGCATTACCCAGATCTTGCAAAACCTGCTGGTGGACGGCTTTAGCGCCGAGAACGTCACCTTCGGCATGGGCGGGGCGCTGCTGCAAAAGGTGGACCGTGACACCCAGCGCTTTGCCTACAAGGCCAGCGCGGGCGTGATCGACGGCGCGTACCGGGGCATCTACAAAGACCCCGTGACCGATCCTGGCAAGCGCAGCAAGGATGGCGTACTGGATCTGGTCATGGAAAATGGCCGCATGACCACGCGGGCGTATTACACCTTCGACACCGACTTCCCCGGCTCGTTGATGCGGACGGTGTACAGGGATGGTGAGTTGCTGGTTAGGGATAGCTTAGAGGATGTGAGGGGGCGGGGGTGAGCGAAGTAGGGGCAAAACTACATCCACTATTTGTTGAAGATTCCACCTGGTTGGCTAGCTTTTATTCCAATTCCTTGAACTATATGCCGGCAGAATTTGACGATATACTCGCGCTGGCAGGTCATAGAATCACAATGCATATTGGCAAGGAAGAGATCTATTACAATACTGCATTTGGATCATATTCACAGCATGTGGCCTGCCTGATTCATAGGAAATCAGGGATTGTTAAGATTCCTTGGTTTGATCGTTTCGATTTAGATAAAATATTTAGCGACTTCACCGAAAAATTTGTTGCTCTGGATATAAAGTTAACCGATCACAATAAAATCCAATTGGCTAGATCGCTTAGGTGTATTGAGTCGCGAAACAGATACGTGTCTATCGATTCAGATGACTACATATTCGACAGTTCAATCGAAAGATGCAATGACATTATTCTAGCCTTGACGAAGGATTCTGAGGTAATTGAGTATCATAGCACCTGCACGCATCATCTAATCTATGGCGCTATGGCACTCAGCCGCTTAAAAAATCTCAAGTCTAAAACAAAAGTCTTGACGCGAGAATTGATTGGAACAATTTGGCAAGAAAATTATGGAGAAGTATGGGAAGGCTAGTTCAATGAACGCCCTCACCCCTCTCCTCCCCGCCCTACACACCCTCGAACCGCTGGGCCTCTCCCCTACTGCCGTTCAAACGTGGTCAGCCTCGGCCAATCCTGAGCAGGCCGCCCGCCTCGCCCAGTTTCTGGAGGCCGAATTTCGCGCGCTGACCAGGGCGTATGCGGATAGCGTGGACCACGCCTACCTGCGCTCGGATGCCTTCCGGGCCAACGTGGTTCAGGCGGTGCGCGCGGCAGAGGTGGCCGAATCCGAGGCCAAACTGCGCTTCATCGCCCGCGCCCTGGCCGGATGCCTGCTGAACTTCCCGCCGCCCGCACTGGACAAGTTTCAGACGCTGCGGATTATCGGGGAGCTATCGGACCGCGAAACGCATGTGTTCGTGGGCCTGTTTGACCTGCTAGACCCGATAGAACCCTTTGAGGACCGCATTCCCGTTGGCACGTCTGCGACGGTGGCGAGCCTGACCCGGCAGGAATTCGCGGCGGCGCTGCTGGGGCTGGGGCAACTGGGGGTGCTGGTGCGGGAGGGCGAGAGCTGGAAATTAACGGCACTGGCGCGGCAGGTGGCAACGCTGTGCCGGATTGGAGGGGGGAATTTATGAAGAATGACTGGCTCAACACTCTTTTTCCACCCAATGCCGAGCGCACTTTGCCTTGGCCACCCGTGGGCGACACCGTGACTCTGTGGCGTCCCACGGGCCTGCACGAGCTTCGGCTGCTGGCGCAAAGCGGCTGGCGGGCTTGGCCGCCCCGGTTGCCAGACCAGCCCATCTTCTACCCGGTGCTGAACCGCCCCTACGCGGAGGAGATTGCGCGCGACTGGAATGCCAGGCGCAACAATCCGCCCGTAGGCTTCGTCACTGAATTTGACGTCCAAGCGGATGTAGCAACGCGCTACAAGATTCAGGTGGTAGGCGCACAGGACCAACACCAGGAATTGTGGGTACCTGCCGAGGAACTGGACAGTTTCAATGCGGCAATCGTAGGGCCAATTCGCGTGGTGGCGCACTTCGCAGGCGAGGGTTATATGGGCGCAATAGATCTCAAGACGCATCTACCAGCGGAATGACCATGCATGGCGTCAGTGGCGTCCGGCCACATTTCTTACGGCAAATACTGGAACGGCACGGAATTGGTGGTGCTGAAGGTGTAGCAACTCGCCACCGGGCATTTCAGGGTGATGTCCGCAAAGCCGCTGCCAGCGGGGGCCACAGCAGTAATCGTGTATTTCTCAGTCGGGCCGGGGCCGATAGCCAGAACGGGAGCCGTGACCCCGGTGGCCTGAACCGCCCCGAAGTACACGTTGGGGAGGGTGAAACCAGCCGGATCGCCCGGGTTATAGGTCAGGTTGCCGTCGAAGGCCAAGGTGACGGTGGTGCCGCCCACTGCTGGACCACTGGTGGGGCTGGCGCTCAGCAGGTAGACGTTGGGCCTGGGGGTGGGTTGCCGGAAGGTGTACGTCCCGGCATTGACCTTGCCATTCGGGGTGGTCACGACCACGGGGCGGCGGCCCGGCAGATTCGGCGGCGCGGTCACAGTCAGCATGGTGCCTGCCGCGTTGATCACCAAATTGGTGCCTGGGCCTGTGCCGCCAAAGTCCAGCGTGGCCCCCAGAAGATTGGTCCCGGTGATGGTGACGGTGGTGGGCAGGGGATTGGCGTTGGTGCCGTTCTCCGTCGCGCCGGAAGTAATGGTGGCCGTGGGAACAAGAGATGCCGGAGGCGGAGTGACCGGGCCGCCGCAGGCGGTAATGGCGAGGGTCAGCAGCGTCAGGCCAAACAGGCGGGGACGGGTGAGCATGGTTCCTCCAGTGCCGGGATGACCGGCGGGTAAGGCTTCGGCAGACGACGTGGCCACTTTCAGCGCCTCAGACCCGTAAGAAAGCAAGGCACCTAAAGTGACAGTACACCCGTTCAGCTCCCCTGACCTCTGGCGGCGCGGCGGGCAAATGGAGGCTTGACCATGCAGCAGATTCTTTTTTACGCAACCGACAAGCCTTACGGCGAATTCAGCAATTTCAGCCGCCATCCCATCGACATCGGGGGTGTGACGTAGCCCACTTCCGAACATTATTTCCAGGCGCAGAAATTTGCCGGAACGCCGTTTGAGGAAGAGGTCCGCGCGCAGTCCACGCCCATGCTGGCCGCACAGATGGGGCGCAGGCGTGATCTACCCTTCCGCCCTGACTGGGACGCCGTGAAAGACGACGTGATGCAGGCAGCCCTGCATGCCAAATTCACGCAGTATCCAGAGTTGCGTGCGCTCTTGTTAGGGACGGGCGACGCGATTCTCGTGGAGCACACCCGCAACGACGCCTACTGGGCCGACGGCGGCGATGGTTCGGGCCGCAACCGCCTGGGCGAACTGCTGATGGAGTTGCGCGGGACTTTGCGGGAGGGTATATGACTGGACTGGTTGAGTTTGAACACTTTGGAGCCTGGGAGCTATCGGGCAAGCAACACACCTTCAAACGGACCGCACCCGATGTTGCACGTGGCATCTATGTCTTGATGGTAGCTGGCAAAGCGGTGTACTTCGGAAAATTTGAGGGCGGGCTGGAGTCTCGCATGTCCGTTTTGAAGAACCCACCACCTTCACAGCAAACGCACTACCGCTTGGCTCCACTCATCAATTCTGAGCTGAGCGAGGGGCGTACCGTGGAAGTAGGCGTTCTCGATCTACCTGCCTGGACCCGACAAGAGTTGAAGGAACGCGTTTCGGCCCTCAGTCAGCAACTCAACTCAGCTTGGCACTTGAGGTAATGTCGTGACCCTTCTCGGCCTCACCCTGCCGCCCCTGG comes from the Deinococcus sp. AJ005 genome and includes:
- a CDS encoding IPT/TIG domain-containing protein produces the protein MLTRPRLFGLTLLTLAITACGGPVTPPPASLVPTATITSGATENGTNANPLPTTVTITGTNLLGATLDFGGTGPGTNLVINAAGTMLTVTAPPNLPGRRPVVVTTPNGKVNAGTYTFRQPTPRPNVYLLSASPTSGPAVGGTTVTLAFDGNLTYNPGDPAGFTLPNVYFGAVQATGVTAPVLAIGPGPTEKYTITAVAPAGSGFADITLKCPVASCYTFSTTNSVPFQYLP